The Rana temporaria chromosome 4, aRanTem1.1, whole genome shotgun sequence genome contains a region encoding:
- the LOC120937420 gene encoding T-box transcription factor T-like — MSLSATDSCGKNLQYRVDHLLSAVENELQAGSEKGDPTERDLKVSLEEQELWQRFKELTNEMIVTKNGRRMFPVLKVNVSGLDPNAMYTLLLDFVAADNHRWKYVNGEWVPGGKPEPQAPSCVYIHPDSPNFGAHWMKDSVSFSKVKLTNKMNSGGQIMLNSLHKYEPRIHIVRVGGPQRMITSHSFPETQFIAVTAYQNEEITALKIKHNPFAKAFLDAKERHDSKDILEDGFDNQQAFSQFGSWLIPGTGPLCTPSNPHSQFVAPLPISSSHGCDRYSSLRNHRATPYPSPYSHRNNSPTNIADNSNTCLSMLQSHDNWSSLQMSAHTGMLPMTHNSGSSSNSSQYPNLWSVSNSTITPASQSGGISNGLGSQYLRASPAHYPSFSHGVPSPSSGSPLYDHGATTEITDNQYEVTNHSRLSSPWTAVTPNSM; from the exons ATGAGCTTAAGTGCAACAGATAGCTGTGGAAAGAACTTGCAGTACCGAGTAGATCATCTTCTCAGTGCGGTGGAAAATGAACTTCAAGCTGGCAGTGAGAAGGGGGATCCCACAGAAAGAGATCTTAAAGTTTCTCTGGAGGAACAGGAACTGTGGCAGAGATTCAAGGAGCTCACCAATGAGATGATTGTCACTAAAAATGGAAG acgaATGTTTCCTGTGTTGAAAGTGAATGTTTCAGGCTTGGACCCAAATGCTATGTATACTCTCCTGCTTGATTTTGTAGCGGCAGACAACCATCGATGGAAGTATGTAAATGGCGAATGGGTGCCAGGAGGAAAACCAGAGCCTCAGGCTCCCAGCTGTGTTTATATTCACCCTGACTCTCCCAACTTTGGAGCTCACTGGATGAAAGACTCTGTCTCTTTCAGCAAAGTCAAACTCACCAATAAAATGAACAGTGGAGGCCAG ATAATGTTGAACTCTTTACACAAGTATGAGCCCAGGATTCATATAGTGAGGGTTGGAGGACCCCAACGGATGATTACCAGCCATTCCTTTCCCGAAACTCAGTTCATAGCTGTCACAGCTTATCAGAATGAAGAG aTTACGGCTCTTAAAATTAAGCACAACCCATTTGCAAAGGCATTTCTTGATGCTAAAGAAAG GCATGATAGCAAAGATATTTTGGAAGACGGATTTGATAATCAGCAAGCTTTTTCTCAAT TTGGCAGTTGGCTGATTCCTGGCACTGGACCACTCTGCACACCATCTAATCCTCACTCCCAGTTTGTAGCCCCACTACCTATTTCTTCTTCCCATGGCTGTGATAGATATTCTTCTTTGCGAAATCATCGGGCAACTCCATACCCAAGCCCATATTCTCACAGAAACAATTCTCCAA CAAACATAGCAGATAATTCAAACACTTGCCTGTCTATGCTCCAGTCACATGACAACTGGTCTAGTCTCCAGATGTCAGCCCATACAGGAATGCTACCAATGACTCACAACAGTGGATCGTCAAGCAACTCCAG TCAGTATCCTAATTTGTGGTCAGTGAGCAACAGCACCATTACACCAGCGTCTCAGTCTGGAGGAATTTCTAATGGCTTAGGATCTCAGTACTTGAGGGCTTCTCCAGCACACTACCCATCTTTTTCACATGGAGTACCTTCACCATCCTCAGGATCTCCCTTATATGATCATGGAGCAACTACAGAAATCACGGACAACCAATATGAAGTCACAAATCATTCTAGGTTATCCTCCCCATGGACAGCAGTTACACCCAATTCAATGTAG